A part of Macadamia integrifolia cultivar HAES 741 unplaced genomic scaffold, SCU_Mint_v3 scaffold1432, whole genome shotgun sequence genomic DNA contains:
- the LOC122063725 gene encoding probable polyamine oxidase 5 — MVAKKPRIVIIGAGMAGLTAAHKLYSSTAATELFELCVVEGGDRIGGRIHTSEFGGDRIEMGATWIHGIGGSPIHKIAQEIHALESEQPWERMDGFAEDPLTVAEGGFHLPPSIVEPISALYRNMMEFAQGKLFEEEATESSNNGGVDVDYNAIAARALKMGSYKKGLGIGTFLRRALEAYWVSVKRRDDVKGYGNWSTKMLQEAIFAMHENTERTYTSAGDLSTLDFNAESEYREFPDEQITIAKGYVSIVEWLASALPTGLIQLGKKVKRIQWQPEGLVRSLEMENKGDFNSRRPVKICFDDGSEMVADHVIVTVSLGVLKAGIREDSGMFSPPLPSFKTEAISRLGFGVVNKLFLQLDRESENLEPFPFLEMVFHRPDSDSRHQKIPWWMRKTVSICPIYKNSSVVLTWFAGEEALELESLKDEQIVSGISTTVSNFLSNSEPQNIKGIVKFTRVLRSQWASNPLFLGSYSYVAVGSSGDDLDLMAVPLPNSSNSDECVGEASPPPHPLQILFAGEATHRTHYSTTHGAYFSGLREANRLLQHYRCGSGFSELFASQ, encoded by the coding sequence ATGGTGGCCAAGAAACCCAGAATCGTGATCATAGGAGCAGGAATGGCAGGGCTAACAGCTGCTCATAAGCTCTATAGTTCCACTGCTGCAACAGAGCTCTTTGAGCTCTGCGTTGTGGAAGGAGGGGACAGGATTGGTGGGAGAATTCACACGTCTGAGTTCGGTGGTGACCGAATTGAGATGGGGGCTACTTGGATCCATGGCATCGGTGGAAGCCCAATTCACAAGATTGCCCAAGAAATCCATGCGTTGGAATCTGAACAACCATGGGAGCGCATGGATGGGTTTGCCGAAGACCCATTAACTGTTGCCGAAGGTGGGTTTCATCTCCCTCCTTCCATCGTCGAACCCATTTCTGCTCTTTACCGGAATATGATGGAGTTCGCTCAGGGGAAGCTGTTTGAAGAAGAAGCCACTGAAAGCAGCAACAATGGCGGTGTCGATGTCGATTACAATGCAATTGCAGCTCGAGCTCTTAAAATGGGTTCCTATAAGAAGGGTCTCGGCATTGGTACTTTCCTTCGACGGGCCCTCGAAGCTTACTGGGTTTCCGTGAAACGGAGAGACGATGTCAAAGGGTACGGCAATTGGAGTACGAAAATGCTCCAAGAAGCCATCTTTGCGATGCACGAGAACACGGAGAGGACTTATACTTCGGCAGGGGATCTCTCAACCCTTGACTTCAATGCCGAGAGCGAGTACCGTGAGTTCCCAGATGAGCAGATCACCATTGCTAAAGGATACGTGAGCATTGTTGAGTGGCTAGCGTCTGCACTTCCCACGGGTCTGATCCAACTGGGTAAGAAAGTGAAGAGGATCCAGTGGCAGCCCGAAGGTCTTGTGAGGTCATTGGAGATGGAGAATAAAGGGGATTTCAACAGCAGGAGGCCTGTGAAGATCTGTTTTGATGATGGTTCAGAAATGGTAGCCGATCATGTCATAGTGACTGTGTCGTTGGGGGTTCTCAAAGCCGGGATTCGGGAAGATTCAGGTATGTTCAGCCCTCCACTCCCTTCTTTCAAGACCGAAGCGATTTCGAGGCTAGGTTTCGGCGTCGTTAACAAGCTATTTCTGCAACTGGATCGAGAAAGTGAGAATCTTGAACCGTTTCCCTTCTTGGAAATGGTGTTCCACCGGCCTGATTCGGACTCAAGACACCAGAAGATCCCCTGGTGGATGCGGAAGACAGTTTCAATCTGTCCAATCTACAAAAACTCTAGTGTCGTCCTCACTTGGTTTGCTGGGGAAGAAGCTCTGGAGCTCGAATCACTCAAAGATGAACAGATTGTGAGCGGAATCTCCACTACCGTATCTAATTTCCTGTCTAATTCTGAGCCCCAAAACATCAAAGGGATTGTAAAGTTCACTAGGGTTCTAAGGAGCCAATGGGCTAGCAACCCTTTGTTTCTGGGTTCTTACAGTTACGTAGCAGTGGGGTCAAGTGGAGACGATTTGGATTTAATGGCGGTGCCATTGCCAAATAGTAGCAACAGTGATGAATGTGTTGGAGaagcttctcctcctcctcatcctctTCAAATTCTATTTGCAGGAGAAGCTACACACAGAACACACTATTCCACAACACATGGAGCTTATTTCAGTGGTTTAAGGGAAGCTAATAGACTCCTCCAACATTATCGCTGTGGTAGTGGATTTTCAGAGCTCTTTGCATCACAGTAG